A section of the Oryza sativa Japonica Group chromosome 1, ASM3414082v1 genome encodes:
- the LOC9270126 gene encoding rust resistance kinase Lr10, which produces MAIPGSFCHPTALQVFVSVQFVFAVLVPHAAGRHHRHGCAPFSCGHLSDVSPPFRRRGDPPECGVASYELTCTDDKPATIQIDNGTYLVMDIKYKDSTFWVIDANISDSRNNCPLPRWNRDFGYYDQMLYERHGEDSRRRSIQAELMPPYQSTTATFVTCSQEILKSNGKYRPVACMSTNSSFVYVLTGMNSDSIGSLEPSCGYLAMTPLGAGDRPLVLENASYADVVKLMRGGFAIRFPYTSRFYVYSSKIKQCIAQSFQNIVQEERPTSFRIFYTVIFDYHFWGCLLPHPVVQLIVGVIPLAMWTLKWIAVFCRFILVPLVILTFLARNYWKIRITTDAVEKFLRMQLMNGPTRYAYTDLIAITGHFREKLGQGGYGSVYKGVLLPGNAHVAVKVLGNSNCNGEEFISEVSTIGRIHHINVVHLVGFCSEEIRRALVYEYMPRGSLDKYIFSSERSFSWDKLNEIALGIARGINYLHQGCDMQILHFDIKPHNILLDVNFVPKVADFGLAKLCPRDQSFVPLSALRGTIGYIAPEMISRSFGIISSKSDVYSFGMLLLEMAGGRRNSDMYAENSNQTYFPSWVYDQLTEQQVGVGEIPAGTVANMHELERKLCIIGLHCIQMKSHDRPTMSEVIEMLEGGVVGLQMPPRPFFCDDEPVSLAVNSHQFSSELSEILEEDE; this is translated from the exons ATGGCGATCCCTGGTTCGTTCTGTCACCCAACTGCGCTGCAAGTCTTCGTTTCTGTCCAGTTTGTGTTTGCAGTTCTTGTCCCACATGCAGCTGGACGGCATCATCGGCATGGCTGCGCTCCGTTCTCATGCGGCCATCTCAGCGACGTGTCGCCCCCGTTCCGCCGGCGAGGTGACCCGCCGGAGTGCGGCGTTGCGTCCTACGAGCTGACCTGCACCGACGACAAGCCGGCTACGATTCAGATCGACAACGGGACATACCTTGTGATGGACATCAAGTACAAGGATTCTACCTTCTGGGTCATCGACGCCAACATCTCGGATTCACGTAACAATTGCCCTCTTCCTCGCTGGAATCGCGATTTCGGTTACTACGACCAAATGTTATACGAGCGGCATGGAGAAGactcccgccgccgcagcatccAAGCTGAACTGATGCCACCTTATCAGAGCACTACAGCTACTTTTGTGACATGTTCGCAGGAAATACTGAAGAGCAATGGCAAGTACAGGCCTGTTGCTTGCATGAGCACCAACAGCTCCTTCGTCTACGTGCTAACTGGCATGAACTCTGATTCTATTGGGAGTCTCGAGCCTTCCTGTGGGTACCTGGCCATGACTCCTCTGGGTGCCGGCGACCGCCCACTGGTGCTAGAGAATGCAAGCTACGCCGATGTTGTCAAACTAATGAGAGGTGGATTTGCCATTCGGTTTCCATACACAAGTCGTTTTTATGTCTACTCCTCCAAAATCAAACAGTGCATAGCACAGTCATTCCA AAATATCGTCCAAGAGGAACGACCAACGTCTTTCAGGATTTTCTACACTGTGATATTTGACTATCATTTCTGGGGTTGCCTGCTTCCTCATCCAGTTGTCCAACTGATCGTGGGTGTAATACCACTGGCCATGTGGACTTTGAAGTGGATTGCTG TATTTTGCAGGTTCATTTTGGTGCCCCTGGTGATATTAACCTTCTTAGCACGCAATTACTGGAAGATAAGGATAACAACTGATGCAGTAGAGAAGTTCCTCCGGATGCAATTAATGAATGGTCCAACAAGGTATGCCTACACTGACCTCATTGCAATCACAGGTCACTTCAGGGAGAAGCTCGGCCAAGGAGGTTATGGCTCTGTATACAAAGGTGTTCTCCTTCCAGGCAATGCTCACGTGGCTGTGAAGGTGCTAGGAAACTCTAACTGCAATGGCGAAGAGTTTATCAGTGAGGTCTCCACCATCGGTAGGATCCACCACATCAATGTAGTTCATCTTGTTGGTTTTTGTTCAGAGGAAATAAGGAGGGCGCTTGTCTATGAGTACATGCCACGGGGATCGTTGGACAAGTACATTTTCTCATCTGAAAGAAGTTTCTCATGGGATAAGCTCAATGAAATTGCTTTGGGCATTGCTAGGGGGATCAACTACCTTCATCAGGGTTGCGATATGCAGATACTCCACTTTGACATCAAGCCACACAATATCCTTCTTGATGTCAACTTTGTTCCAAAGGTTGCTGATTTCGGCCTTGCCAAATTGTGCCCCAGGGACCAAAGTTTTGTGCCGCTCAGTGCTTTACGGGGAACAATAGGTTATATTGCTCCTGAAATGATATCTCGAAGCTTCGGAATCATATCGAGCAAATCCGATGTCTATAGCTTTGGAATGTTGCTACTGGAGAtggctggaggaagaagaaactcAGACATGTATGCAGAGAACTCAAATCAGACCTACTTCCCATCTTGGGTGTATGACCAACTAACTGAGCAGCAAGTAGGTGTTGGTGAGATACCTGCTGGTACTGTTGCTAACATGCATGAGCTTGAGAGGAAGCTGTGCATAATCGGGCTGCATTGCATCCAGATGAAATCTCACGATCGGCCGACGATGAGCGAGGTCATAGAGATGCTTGAAGGTGGCGTTGTTGGCCTGCAGATGCCTCCAAGACCATTCTTCTGTGATGATGAACCCGTGTCACTTGCGGTGAATTCTCACCAATTCTCCTCCGAGCTAAGTGAAATCTTAGAGGAGGATGAGTGA